AAAAGAATCATATTTATATTTTGGTGAATTTAATATTATGTCCGAATTTAATCCGGTAGCTACATCAATAAGAATTCCCAAACCAATTATTGGAAAGAAAACAAAATTTACATTATAGTCTGAGTTTTTTACAAAATGAAATAGATTGTTTCTATTAATAATAACACCAACATAAATAAGTAGGCCGAATATCAGTTGAATTATAGATGTACGTACATAAATATCTCTTATTTGATTCAGATTGTTTTCTTTCCAAGCAGTTGCAATTATGGGGACTGCTATTCTTGACATAGCTCTTAATGGTATATATATTACCGATGCTAAATGATAATACAAATTATATATTCCCACCATTGATAATCCTACCATTGAACCAATCAAAAGTGCGGGAATTCTGAGACCGGTCTGCATGGCTGCACCCGATATTAGTGTGTAGAAACCATACTTTGTTATTTCGACTAATTTGAAAAAATGAAGATTCTTAAATGACACATTAAGTGAATACTCACGGGATAAAATAATTTGAAAAAGAATTAATAAAGCACACACCAGAAAAATGGAAATATAATATATTATGAATTCGTGGAAATTAATTATTCCATAGATGTAAAGAAATATCCCAATTGTTGTCAAGATACGCAAAACAACTTCCCTAACGAATACTGAAAAGCTTGTCCTTAGCACTGCTCGAACTAGAACTTCAAAAATGTTGAATACTAGAGATAAAAAAGCAAATGGGATTAGAATGAAATAATAATCAATAAACATAGAAGATTTTTGTATGTAAGCACTGACTATCAAGGGTCTAAAAATAAGATACAATATTGATATTATTGTAAATCCAGAAAATGTAATTAGAAAAACATAAATAAGAAATCCCTCATGCTGCTTATCCACTGATTTATAAAAAGGGAAAAATCTTATTACGCTAGTTGTAAGCCCTCCAGCTGAAAGGAGAGAATACACTTCCGCAATAATAATTAATAATTGAATTAGCCCAAACTGTTCTGTTGTAAAATAATTAGGAAACAAAAGGATAAGATTTATATATCCAAGTAAAACTCCTATGTATGAAAATATTGAATTTTTTATCGATTGAGTACGTATAATTCCCAATGTATTAGTATTAATTCTTATTTATATTATTTTAATCACATAAATAAAAATAATCATTTTTAAAAGAATATAATAGGAAAGGACACTTATTATAAAATCACAACTCATTTAAATTGGAATCAACAATTTAGTGTTTGTAAAATTGAAACTCTGGTATTAATGAAATTCCTTCCTGTTTTTTTCTGCAGGGGGTAAATATTACCTTGAATATAAAAGTATAGATTTATAAAATTACTCATTGATACAGGGTGTTTGTTTAAAGCGTTAAATTCAAATGAACTTTTTATTGTATATTTAGTAGGTATTATTTACCCTGATTTTAAACGCAAAATTCATTTTCAATATGAAAAGTTTAATTTATATCGCTTTGGTATCGTTGGCATGTGCCAATATTTCATTTTCTCAAACTGGTTGGTTTAATCAATACAGCAATACTGCTAATCATCTTAGGGATATTCAGTTTGTAAACCAGAGAACTGGATGGGCTGTCGGCTGGAATAATACAATATGTAAAACTACAAATGGAGGACTGTCATGGTTTCCAGTGTATTCCCCGTCGTCTCAAAACAGTTTTCAATCCTGTTTTTTTGTTAATGAACTGACAGGCTGGGTAGGTGGTGGAAACGGTAACAGCACCTCATATATTTATAAAACAACAAACGGAGGGGGGAACTGGAATATTCAATATAATTCAAGTTCCCAAATGATAATGAAGATTTATTTCTCGGGAGTTTCTGATGGAACAGCGGTAGGCTTAGGAGGTAAATTACTTTACACTACTAATGGAGGTTTAAACTGGATAAATAAATCTTCCGGTGTATCAAGAAATTTTACAAATGTCTTCTTTGCTGATTCAAATTCTGGGTGGGTAATAGGTGACAGCGGTGTTGTTTTGAAAACAACAAACGGAGGAACGATATGGTCTCCTTATTTCAGCGGGTCAAATCAGAACCTTGAGGGTATGTATTTTTTATCTACACAAATAGGATTTATTGTGGGTTATAACGGTGTTATACTAAAAACTACAGATAGCGGTATTAACTGGATTCCAAAATATTCAGGTTCTTCAAACTGGCTTAATTCAGTTTGCTTTGTAAACGATAATACAGGATGGATATCTGGTGGAAATTACTATAGTTATGGAGAAATATTAAAAACTACCAATGGAGGGGAAAATTGGATAGGTCAGACAATACCATATGTTCCCTGGCTTGCCGATATTTATTTCCATAATTCTGACACTGGTTGGGTAGTAGGAAGCAACGGTACTATACTAAGTACAGTAAACGGGGGTATGCCGGTACCTTCAGCTCCAAACCTTATTTTTCCCTCAAATAATTCGATTAATTTACCACTAAACACAACCTTTAGGTGG
The Ignavibacteria bacterium DNA segment above includes these coding regions:
- a CDS encoding polysaccharide biosynthesis C-terminal domain-containing protein; its protein translation is MGIIRTQSIKNSIFSYIGVLLGYINLILLFPNYFTTEQFGLIQLLIIIAEVYSLLSAGGLTTSVIRFFPFYKSVDKQHEGFLIYVFLITFSGFTIISILYLIFRPLIVSAYIQKSSMFIDYYFILIPFAFLSLVFNIFEVLVRAVLRTSFSVFVREVVLRILTTIGIFLYIYGIINFHEFIIYYISIFLVCALLILFQIILSREYSLNVSFKNLHFFKLVEITKYGFYTLISGAAMQTGLRIPALLIGSMVGLSMVGIYNLYYHLASVIYIPLRAMSRIAVPIIATAWKENNLNQIRDIYVRTSIIQLIFGLLIYVGVIINRNNLFHFVKNSDYNVNFVFFPIIGLGILIDVATGLNSDIILNSPKYKYDSFFNVLLLIICISAGLVLIPVFGGIGAALGFVLAYLSFNFLKWLFLFRKYQMQPFSYKQIVIIICGAVIYLIGDNIPVIDNILLDIFIRSTIVTVIYFFLMLLLKISPDFNERFKFYKNRLLHK
- a CDS encoding YCF48-related protein, which codes for MKSLIYIALVSLACANISFSQTGWFNQYSNTANHLRDIQFVNQRTGWAVGWNNTICKTTNGGLSWFPVYSPSSQNSFQSCFFVNELTGWVGGGNGNSTSYIYKTTNGGGNWNIQYNSSSQMIMKIYFSGVSDGTAVGLGGKLLYTTNGGLNWINKSSGVSRNFTNVFFADSNSGWVIGDSGVVLKTTNGGTIWSPYFSGSNQNLEGMYFLSTQIGFIVGYNGVILKTTDSGINWIPKYSGSSNWLNSVCFVNDNTGWISGGNYYSYGEILKTTNGGENWIGQTIPYVPWLADIYFHNSDTGWVVGSNGTILSTVNGGMPVPSAPNLIFPSNNSINLPLNTTFRWSSVAGAEQYSIHISTVPHFAVIVDTATVDTNYYNIPEGKLINNLTYFWHVKASNHVGTSLWSATFMFSSITTGVNTISQSIPKEYKLYDAYPNPFNPVTKIKFDSPKNSFVQLRIFDLSGKLIETLYEGNNIPGTHEYSWNADKYNSGVYIFQLISKEYNSSKKLVLIK